The DNA region AAGAAACTCATTCTCAAAACCTAGCATCATTGTTTTCGCAACACAGCAAAGAgattgaggaaatcaaggCAAGCGCTTCTGAGCTCAAAGAAGGTGGATTAAACGAAGAAGCGCAACAAGAAGTACAGATGCTGCAGCAAGCAATGGACGATACTATGCAAGAGTTGGCAGAGCAACATCAGGCCATAGAAAAGGAAGCTGAAACAAGAGTTCTTCGGTTGATAGACACGTTGCTTAAAGTAAGCTCTGATCGTCTACGTGAGTTCGTTTTCAACCTTGAGTCTCCAGTATACTCTAATACTGACATTCCGACTGCAGAGTACCTGGGTACCATGTTGGAGAGAGTTTCCCACTTGAGTACTCagttttccaccaccatGACAGATTACATCGCAGATAATATGAAAGGAGAAAGTGAAAGTGGCCTCATCAAAGCTATCATAGAGCTTACTGATTCGATAGGCAATTTGTTCTCAAATGTTAAGGCGGTTCTTCGTGATCGTAAGGATGACGTGCAGGAAATTCTGGTCGAGGGCTCAAAAGACCTTGCTCATATGGTTGAGCTATTTTTCGAGTCGATGCTTAGCAACCATTtgttgaagctggaaattcaTGAAAGGACCGACAGAGTCATCACTGGCAACATCAATGTACAAGAAGTTATTCAAAGCTTGATGCAGGTCGTCGAAGTATTCAGGGACCCCGGTAGGAAAACCCCAGTCTCCTCCGACGAACTTGGCTACTTCTTAGACAAGGAGCTTGCAAACACACAAGCAGCAGTTGAGAAGGCAGCTGGCCTACTTGAGTCAATGTCAACCCgacacaagctggaggtCCAGGAGGATGGTTCCCTCGAGGTGAACGAAGCAATCATTTCTTGCGCTAGTGCTATCATAAATGCTGTCAAGTTGCTGTTGGAAGCTTGCATAGATGCACAGGAGGAAATCGTATCTCGTGGAAGGGGGTCCATGTCCAGAGCTTTATTCTACAAGAAGAATAATCGCTGGACCGAAGGTCTTATatctgcctccaaacaAGTTGCTTACGCAACTGGTATACTCATTAGAATGGCAGACGGCGTTTTAGCCGGAACAAACTCAAGTGAGGAGCTGATTGTCGCATCTAACGAAGTTGCATCGGCCACTGCACAGCTAGTCTCATCTTCCCGTGTTAAGTCCGATCTAATGTCACAAAGCCATTTAAATTTGGAGGAAGCATCAAGGAAAGTCACATCTTCCTGCAAAATGTTAGTCACCAAGGTTAGGAGTCTTTTGCTCTCCGACGAAAGCAATAAAACGGTTGATTACTCGCAACTCACCGCCCACGAGAACAGAACAGCTGAGCTCGAACAGCAGGTTGAGATACTCAAACTCGAAAGCGCACTTTCTCACGCTAGGAAACGGTTGGGTGAAATTAGAAAATTCAGCTACAGAGATGAAGAATCCTAGAATGCTTCAATCCTATGCTCTCGACTTGCTCCTGGCTCGCTTGTTGGTAAACCACACCCGGACCTGAAGTGGGCTAATCCCGCATTCCCTTGCTATCCTCTCCCTTTCCTTCGAATTGGGGAATCGTTTCACTTTGAATgccttttccaaaagctctttGCTCGATTCTGGTATATgtcttctctttttcttaTCAAAGCACTCTGAAACAAAACACTCTTTGTAGACGTCCAGTTCTCCTGGCCATTGTTTTTCCACCTTCCTCATTTCCGTCTCCACTTCAGCTTTCTCAATAGCAAACCCACGCCACAGACTTTCGTATTTGTCGTTGGAGCGTATCTCCATGATAGCCGCCTCCCAGCCATCCAACAGCCTCCTATAGTGTCGCTCAACCCGGTCTACTGCACCTCCCGCACCGATAGCAAGCAAAGCGTTTCTCTCAGATCTCAGAGAATCCTCCAAGACCTTCACGCCCTCTTTTCTAATGTCTCTGGCAAACACGCAATTCTCGGAAGCAAGGTTCCCTTCTCTCCTTTGACTATCTAAAGAAGGTTCGTTTAGTATTATGAACTGCATTCCTGAAATACATCCTCGACGACTATATCGGACATGATATTGATTTCCCGCCTAGTGGTGGGATCATCTGAGTTATTCTTCCTTAATTTCTTATTAAGCTTCATCTCTAACCATATTGAAAACGGTTCCTTGCTCTTTGAATGGTTATATTGAATGGCATACAAGGACCATATTTGTTGGTGTTTTTCACGATTCCATGCATCTGCAAGATCTTGGGAAAGAGCTTTTTGTGAGTTGTAGTTTGCAATGTTACGAGAGTAAAATGATCTAAAGGCCATAAAACCATTTAAACGCTTTTTTTGCTTCTGGACTCTGTGCCTTCTCGATTTTTTCGGTGCTACCTTGTTTGAACTATCGTTCCCATTATCGATTGCCCCGTATTCGGATAACAAGCGCTTTAGTAAGGGCGACGTAGTGGGAATTTGGGGGAGGTGTGTCAAAAATGATAGATTTAGTCCATCCAATGCCATCTTCGCTGAATCACCGTGAGGAGGAAATTTTCGTTGTAAGCAGAGGTTTTGCAACCCTACTCGTGCGATTACAAAAAAAGCGAGGAACATGAAACAACATTTTTATTATACTACATCATTGGGAGAACAGTCTGTATCTTGATTCAAAAGGTCTGAGAGCTCTTTTGAAATGGTTAGTGTTCGCTCCTTTCTTCGTCTATTTGATACCCAATTCCTCACTTGGGGGGCACAAAGTCCAGTTTTATGAACTAGTTGCTGTAAATCTCTCTTTGATAGATACGGATTGTCCTCATTCTCAGTATACCTATCGTTAGTTGGATACCCGCGTACTTACCAGTTTTCTAGCTCCATTTGAGCGGTCTTTGGAAATCGCTTGGAGCGTTTCTCGGTTTTGTATCCTGGCTGGCTAGTCGTCACGGCAGCATATGGGGGGCAGTCGCGTGTGTATTCTATAGTTCTTTCGGTGGTGAAAGATTCCATGGAAGATTTGCAAAATTTGTCATGAGGTTTGCATGATATGTAATCTAATAGTAACTGTTCAAGTCTGGCTGCTCGTATTTGACGTTCCATTAAGATATAAATCAAGCACTTAGTTCGCTCCTGAATTTGGCCCAGCATATCGTCCATAGGAGTTCCTGACGGGGAGCTTACAGTGTGTGTGATAACCTTTTGTTAGTAGCATAAAGTCTTATACTCACAGCCATGAGCGAGTGCACATGAGAATCCCAATACAATTCGTCTTCGAGTGAAAGGTCTGACTCGGTGATCGAATCGATTAATCGATCCAGAAGTAACAGAAGGTCTGGGGCTCTGTATGGTTAGAATTCATCCGAGAATGATACCTACGAGCACTGTTCTTCATAGGATGACATCGATGCAGTATAAATAGATATTGAATTAGGCGTGCTCAATTCCAATACTATTCGTGGATGGAAATTATCCAGATAAGTTTTGGAGGGTACTGCGGATCTATCGTGGTGGCAGTTGCTACAGCCTTCAAACGGGCTTGGTGTCAGGAGTGGCCTCGTGACGCAAAGAACAGGCCATCGATTTACCCGCCCGTTAATAAACTGATGGTGTTAGGAGGGGGTTTTTGTTTTGGGAGAAGATGCGACGGCCATCACGAGCATCTGTTCACGTGATTTACAGGATTTGCATTGGAGGCAAAAATCATTATCACCGTTCTAGATAAGCGAACATTCGGCAGGATGCGATACTTGGGACAATGCCATATAATTACGTAATCGGTGGTTTTAGCCACTAAACGCGCGAAATATGTCGTCGATCACAGAACGGAATCTAGGAGGGTAAACAGAAGTCAGCT from Ogataea parapolymorpha DL-1 chromosome V, whole genome shotgun sequence includes:
- a CDS encoding Mating-type protein ALPHA2, whose protein sequence is MSSYEEQCSAPDLLLLLDRLIDSITESDLSLEDELYWDSHVHSLMAVITHTVSSPSGTPMDDMLGQIQERTKCLIYILMERQIRAARLEQLLLDYISCKPHDKFCKSSMESFTTERTIEYTRDCPPYAAVTTSQPGYKTEKRSKRFPKTAQMELENWYTENEDNPYLSKRDLQQLVHKTGLCAPQVRNWVSNRRRKERTLTISKELSDLLNQDTDCSPNDVV
- a CDS encoding Mating-type protein A1 translates to MQFIILNEPSLDSQRREGNLASENCVFARDIRKEGVKVLEDSLRSERNALLAIGAGGAVDRVERHYRRLLDGWEAAIMEIRSNDKYESLWRGFAIEKAEVETEMRKVEKQWPGELDVYKECFVSECFDKKKRRHIPESSKELLEKAFKVKRFPNSKERERIARECGISPLQVRVWFTNKRARSKSRA